In the Halichoerus grypus chromosome 4, mHalGry1.hap1.1, whole genome shotgun sequence genome, one interval contains:
- the PTPRN gene encoding receptor-type tyrosine-protein phosphatase-like N isoform X1: MSQGLSWHDDLTQYVISQEMERIPRLHPPEPRPRDRSGLVPRRPGPAGELLLQGIPTGSTPAAQHRLPQPPVGGGGAGVGSPLSPLQAELLPPLLEHLLLPPQAPHPALSYEPALLQPYLFHQFGSRDGSRGSEGSPGMVSVGPLPKAEPSTLFSRTASKGMFGAPSDHSYGDPPGPSPGQLFQESGLLYLAQELPVPSRARAPRLPEQGDSSRAQDSSEGYEEEGLEGRREKPPSPAELPADATLQRLAAVLAGYGVELRQLTPEQLSTLSTLLQLLPKGAGRDLGGVVNVGADIKKTTEEQVQRGSTAEPPPPTPSLPGYPTASPTSSKAQRVLSSGSSESPRAASHLATPVLLEKKSPLGQSQPPVVRRPAAQPSAEEYGYIVTDQKPLSLAAGVKLLEILAEHVHVSSGSFINISVVGPALTFRIRHNEQNLSLADVTQQAGLVKSELEAQTGLQILQTGVGQREEAAAVLPRPARSTSPMRSVLLTLVALAGVAGLLVALAVALCVRQHARQRDKERLAALGPEGAHGDTTFEYQDLCRQHMATKSLFNRAEGPPEPSRVSSVSSQFSDAAQASPSSHSSTPSWCEEPAQANMDISTGHMILAYMEDHLRNRDRLAKEWQALCAYQAEPNTCAAAREEGNVKKNRHPDFLPYDHARIKLKVESSPSRSDYINASPIIEHDPRMPAYIATQGPLSHTIADFWQMVWESGCTVIVMLTPLVEDGVKQCDRYWPDEGSSLYHVYEVNLVSEHIWCEDFLVRSFYLKNVQTQETRTLTQFHFLSWPAEGTPASTRPLLDFRRKVNKCYRGRSCPIIVHCSDGAGRTGTYILIDMVLNRMAKGVKEIDIAATLEHVRDQRPGLVRSKDQFEFALTAVAEEVNAILKALPQ, from the exons ATGTCCCAAG GATTGTCCTGGCACGATGACCtcacccagtatgtgatctcCCAGGAGATGGAACGCATCCCCAGGCTTCACCCCCCAGAGCCCCGTCCAAGGGACAG GTCTGGCTTGGTGCCCAGGAGACCTGGTCCCGCTGGGGAGCTGCTCTTACAGGGCATCCCTACTGGCTCTACCCCTGCAGCCCAGCACCGGCTTCCTCAACCTccagtgggtgggggtggagctgGGGTGGGCTCTCCACTCTCCCCTCTGCAGGCTGAGCTGCTGCCTCCTCTCTTGGAGCACCTGCTGCTACCCCCGCaggccccccaccctgctctgagTTATGAACCTGCCCTGCTGCAGCCCTACCTGTTCCATCAG TTTGGCTCCCGCGATGGCTCCCGGGGCTCAGAGGGCTCGCCAGGGATGGTCAGTGTCGGCCCCCTGCCCAAGGCTGAACCTTCTACCCTCTTCAGCAGAACTGCCTCCAAGGGCATGTTTGGGGCTCCCTCTGACCACTCTTATGGGGACCCTCCAGGGCCTTCACCTGGTCAACTTTTCCAGGAGTCAGGGCTTCTCTACCTGGCCCAGGAGCTGCCAGTGCCCAGCAGGGCCAGGGCACCAAGGCTTCCGGAGCAAGGGGACAGCAGCCGGGCACAGGACTCCTCAGAGGGCTATGAGGAGGAAGGGCTAGAAGGTCGCAGGGAGAAACCTCCTTCTCCAGCAGAGCTGCCAG CAGACGCGACTCTCCAGAGACTGGCAGCTGTGCTGGCGGGCTATGGGGTGGAGCTGCGTCAGCTGACCCCTGAGCAGCTCTCCACCCTCTCAAccctgctgcagctgctgcccaAGGGCGCAGGACGAGATCTGG GAGGGGTTGTAAATGTTGGAGCTGACATCAAGAAA ACAACGGAGGAGCAGGTGCAGCGTGGAAGCACGGCGGAgcctccaccccccacaccctccctgcCTGGATACCCCACTGCCAGCCCCACTTCCAGTAAAGCCCAGCGGGTACTGAGCTCTGGATCCTCCGAGTCCCCCAGAGCTGCTAGCCACCTTGCCACACCTGTCCTGCTGGAGAAGAAAAGTCCACTGGGCCAGAGCCAGCCCCCGGTGGTGAGGCGGCCAGCAGCTCAGCCATCAGCAGAGGAGTATGGCTACATTGTCACTGACCAGAA GCCCCTGAGTCTGGCTGCAGGAGTCAAGCTGCTGGAGATCCTAGCTGAGCATGTGCACGTGTCCTCGGGCAGCTTCATCAACATCAG TGTGGTGGGACCGGCCCTCACCTTCCGCATCCGACACAATGAACAGAACCTGTCTTTGGCTGATGTGACCCAGCAAGCTG GGCTGGTGAAGTCGGAACTGGAAGCACAGACAGGGCTCCAGATCTTGCAGACAGGAGTGGGACAG agggaggaggcagctgcAGTCCTTCCCCGACCAGCCCGCAGCACCTCTCCCATGCGCTCAGTGCTGCTCACTCTGGTGGCCCTGGCGGGCGTGGCCGGGCTGCTGGTGGCTCTGGCCGTGGCTTTGTGTGTGCGGCAGCATGCACGGCAGCGGGACAAGGAGCGCCTGGCAGCCCTAGGGCCTGAGGGGGCCCATGGTGACACTACCTTTGAGTACCAG GACCTGTGCCGCCAGCACATGGCCACAAAGTCCCTGTTCAACCGGGCGGAGGGTCCGCCGGAGCCTTCTCGCGTGAGCAGCGTGTCCTCCCAGTTCAGTGACGCGGCCCAggccagccccagctcccacagCAGCACACCGTCCTGGTGCGAGGAGCCCGCCCAGGCCAACATGGACATCTCCACGGGACACATGATCCTG GCGTACATGGAGGACCACCTGCGGAACCGGGACCGCCTGGCCAAGGAGTGGCAGGCCCTGTGTGCCTACCAGGCAGAGCCCAACACCTGTGCCGCGGCCCGGGAGGAGGGCAACGTCAAAAAGAACCGCCACCCCGACTTCCTGCCCT ATGATCACGCTCGCATCAAGCTGAAGGTGGAGAGCAGCCCTTCTCGGAGTGATTACATCAATGCCAGCCCCATT ATCGAGCACGACCCTCGGATGCCAGCCTACATAGCCACACAGGGCCCGCTGTCCCATACCATTGCAGACTTCTGGCAG ATGGTGTGGGAGAGTGGCTGCACTGTCATCGTCATGCTGACCCCGCTGGTGGAGGATGGTGTCAAGCAGTGTGACCGCTACTGGCCAGATGAGGGGTCCTCCCTCTACCACGTATATGAG GTGAACCTGGTGTCCGAGCACATCTGGTGCGAGGACTTCCTGGTGCGCAGCTTCTACCTGAAGAACGTGCAGACCCAGGAGACGCGCACGCTCACGCAGTTCCACTTCCTCAGCTGGCCGGCAGAGGGCACTCCGGCGTCCACCCGGCCGCTGCTGGACTTCCGCAG